Proteins from one Primulina huaijiensis isolate GDHJ02 chromosome 18, ASM1229523v2, whole genome shotgun sequence genomic window:
- the LOC140963952 gene encoding uncharacterized protein — MGWLPVKNYEVKDFAECVALLPGACELHLDEKDADKLYGPILDSLEQVRTKKPFKIFNMWALSEKFGDIVEKHWHFEGHGTWQYRLKQMLKRLRPLLGFNAKQFSGISARAEAARTKSVPMQTSMLSVGVMPDEYLKVRKSTDLLVEVERSLIAQKAKCNYLRQGDRRTKFIHDLIKINSKMKAIVAIRRNDGTTTCNPLEISEQFVECYKAILGCKAVRTTMQHPVTIEEVRASLFDIDNDKAPGILYQWTFFEAMEPHNYCLSSKICGCIIVNDYRPISCCTVLYKIISKVLVERMRRVIGGIVNEAQASFIQGRSIVDSIHVAQELLRKYARYGWFENENFKFRAALFDIDNDKAPGKLELIRSVIQVVNCYWLSILPIPVNIFDIIYSLCEKFLWPSKRPPIAWKSLYKPVDDGGWGLKNLHAWNQALICKTLWKIHLKKDNMWIKWVYHKYGKYGALGSTDGAIMCLSIWFGKATCLKYVYDFFGLKVGRWPLKPLISKTFILQKHKFILWLFAHTKLLTWYRLGPRQDESCALCKAVSESGAHLFFSCWISKNIWDEVRNWLDMKKKMGSAAAVL; from the exons ATGGGTTGGCTGCCAGTTAAGAACTATGAGGTTAAAGACTTTGCTGAATGTGTTGCATTGCT ACCGGGTGCTTGTGAACTCCATTTGGATGAAAAGGATGCCGATAAGCTATATGGTCCTATATTGGATTCCTTG GAACAAGTGAGAACTAAAAAacctttcaaaattttcaatatgtGGGCTCTTAGTGAAAAGTTTGGGGATATTGTGGAGAAGCATTGGCACTTCGAAGGGCATGGGACTTGGCAATACAGATTGAAACAGATGTTGAAAAGACTTAGACCACTTTTAGGATTTAATGCTAAACAGTTCAGTGGTATCTCAGCTCGAGCCGAGGCAGCAAGAACTAAGTCAGTACCTATGCAAACTTCGATGTTATCGGTTGGGGTAATGCCAGATGAGTACTTAAAAGTCAGAAAATCAACAGATCTACTTGTAGAAGTAGAAAGATCCTTGATTGCACAAAAAGCAAAGTGTAACTATCTAAGACAGGGAGATCGGCGTACTAAATTCATCCATGACCTCATCAAGATAAATTCTAAGATGAAGGCTATAGTGGCTATTCGGAGAAATGATGGCACCACCACATGTAATCCGTTGGAGATTAGTGAGCAGTTTGTGGAATGCTATAAAGCAATTTTGGGTTGCAAAGCAGTGAGGACCACTATGCAGC ATCCAGTAACGATAGAAGAAGTCCGTGCATCACTGTTTGACATTGACAATGATAAAGCCCCAG GAATTCTTTACCAGTGGACGTTTTTTGAAGCAATGGAACCTCACAATTATTGCCTTAGTTCCAAAATCTGTGGATGCATCATCGTTAATGATTATAGACCGATCTCTTGCTGCACTGTTCTATACAAGATCATATCTAAAGTCTTAGTTGAGAGAATGAGGCGAGTTATTGGTGGGATAGTGAATGAGGCGCAAGCATCATTTATACAGGGTCGATCTATTGTTGATAGTATACATGTTGCACAAGAATTGCTCCGGAAATACGCAC GATATGGCTGGTttgagaatgaaaattttaaattccgtgCAGCATTGTTCGACATTGACAATGATAAAGCCCCAG GGAAACTTGAGCTGATTAGATCTGTGATTCAGGTGGTGAATTGTTACTGGTTATCCATCCTCCCTATCCCGGTTAATATCtttgatattatttattcattatgCGAGAAATTTTTATGGCCAAGTAAACGTCCTCCTATTGCTTGGAAATCATTGTACAAACCGGTTGACGATGGTGGATGGGGGCTGAAAAACTTACATGCTTGGAACCAGGCTTTGATTTGTAAGACACTTTGGAAGATTCATTTGAAGAAAGACAATATGTGGATTAAATGGGTGTATCACAAATATGGTAAATATG GTGCTTTGGGCTCGACTGATGGGGCTATAATGTGCTTGAGCATTTGGTTTGGCAAAGCGACATGtctcaagtatgtttatgatttCTTTGGCCTAAAAGTTGGAAGATGGCCATTGAAACCTCTAATATCCAAGACATTCATACTGCAAAAGCACAAGTTTATTCTATGGCTATTTGCACACACCAAGCTACTCACTTGGTATAGACTTGGTCCTCGTCAAGATGAATCTTGTGCGTTATGCAAAGCGGTTTCAGAATCTGGTGCTCATCTATTTTTCTCTTGCTGGATTTCGAAGAACATTTGGGATGAAGTTAGAAACTGGTTGGATATGAAGAAAAAAATGGGATCAGCAGCTGCTGTTCTTTGA